A part of Sebastes fasciatus isolate fSebFas1 chromosome 10, fSebFas1.pri, whole genome shotgun sequence genomic DNA contains:
- the cenpi gene encoding centromere protein I, translated as MAAKLNPPDSEASSSLNEQSVSSRSSNRSLRVAEKERRKNEAEDPVVLALKYFNDVEAGTPVSGNDEVERNLVLVEKMAYSTGLSPEAISIMLEFAMSLRMGTNLCARVLRCLIPATVVPQEAVVRAVVWLGVGKIPINTQILFIKWVLTVFDMIDTKDQLRAIYGFIFSFVREENLCPFICHLLYLLTRKESVRVFRVRKLLELQSKLGRQPFLMNLLSLYKVFCPELVTLSIPSRAKSGFKNHNQPWKSALIAVQKREGSQVPSSISLASTMKTNPRKRKHCHLEFPVLSSVVSKAAQTEPYSSRKLLPLVQVHSFAQLLENMHRIELPAQMGSLLGSSLALQYLDYVQDESALLRLNFWLGFALHEDFLFCGDGGASQNSEESLQFLNKLLSTQHFLQEGFSCTEAFLYKFLNVWDGSLLRPQILGLLSSIPVIPSSQIGRFLFEPLLQLFFTSSLFFKCGLIECLNNMLLKWLTWHSVYALEDDFDISINSHTSINMTLTGFKDSVMELVDFVGRLASVGLQLEGCHSLLLSFIMHFYETVCDMFLKYGLPLVVMPPPGVFYPALFATDAVSVDRLAYIMYRYKVNLTSAKSKEKLTEQAFHISRQTYREFNHYASVMVSCLWNGEMFQPSSGVPLGEELLLKSNVPQYWTSFDLLHHPAFMSYAINFHQKCWPGREDMDLNSIKHPKPWSWYLEYLFNQGYDGLKQFGQSNISRRLAAGDGQSNSLFT; from the exons ATGGCAGCAAAGTTAAACCCGCCGGATTCAGAAGCGTCGTCGTCTCTAAACGAGCAGTCGGTGTCCAGTCGGAGTAGTAACAGAAGTCTTAGGGTCgcggagaaggagaggaggaagaacgaGGCGGAGGACCCGGTTGTTCTGGCCCTGAAGTACTTCAATGACG TTGAAGCCGGTACTCCTGTGAGTGGGAACGATGAGGTGGAGAGGAACCTGGTGCTGGTGGAGAAGATGGCCTACAGCACAGGACTTTCCCCAGAGGCCATCTCTATTATGCTGGAGTTTGCCATGAGCCTCCGTATGG GGACGAATCTATGTGCGCGGGTGCTGAGGTGTCTGATTCCTGCCACTGTGGTGCCACAGGAGGCCGTTGTTAGAGCGGTGGTTTGGCTGGGGGTTGGCAAAATACCCATCAACACACAA ATTCTTTTCATAAAGTGGGTGTTGACCGTATTTGACATGATTGATACAAAGGATCAACTTCGAGCAATCTATGGCTTCATCTTCAGCTTCGTCAGAGAGGAGAATCTG TGTCCTTTCATTTGCCATCTGCTGTACCTTTTGACCAGAAAGGAAAGTG tGCGAGTCTTCAGagtcaggaagctgctggagctgcagtCTAAACTG GGAAGGCAGCCGTTCCTCATGAACCTGCTGTCACTTTACAAAGTGTTTTGCCCTGAACTGGTGACGCTCTCCATCCCATCACGAGCTAAG AGTGGGTTTAAGAACCACAATCAGCCCTGGAAATCAGCGTTGATTGCTGTCCAGAAGAGGGAGGGTTCCCAGGTTCCCTCCAGCATCAGTCTGGCCTCCACAATGAAGACCAACCCCAGGAAAAGG AAACACTGCCACCTGGAATTTCCGGTGTTGAGTTCTGTAGTCAGTAAAGCGGCTCAGACTGAGCCGTACTCCAGCAGAAAGTTGCTCCCCCTGGTGCAGGTCCACTCCTTTGCTCAGCTCCTGGAAAATATGCACCGTATAGAG CTGCCCGCTCAGATGGGCTCACTGCTGGGCTCCAGTCTGGCACTGCAGTACCTGGACTATGTACAGGACGAGTCTGCCCTCCTACGCCTCAACTTCTGGCTAGGCTTCGCTCTCCATGAAG actttttgttCTGTGGCGACGGAGGAGCCTCCCAGAATTCAGAAGAGTCTCTGCAGTTTTTGAACAAGTTGCTGTCCACACAGCACTTTCTCCAG GAGGGGTTTTCCTGCACAGAGGCTTTTCTCTACAAATTTCTCAATGTTTGGGACGGTTCCCTCCTCCGCCCGCAGATCCTCGGCCTGCTGAGCAGCATCCCTGTTATCCCCAGTTCCC AAATCGGACGGTTTCTGTTTGAGCCCCTCCTGCAgctcttcttcacctcctcactgTTTTTCAAG TGTGGACTGATAGAGTGTCTAAACAATATGCTGTTGAAGTGGCTGACCTGGCACTCAGTGTATGCTCTGGAGGACGACTTTGACATCAGCATCAACAGCCACACCTCCAT AAATATGACTCTGACGGGGTTCAAGGATTCGGTGATGGAGCTGGTTGACTTTGTGGGTCGGCTGGCCTCCGTGGGCCTTCAGCTCGAAGGCTGCCactccctcctcctcagctTCATCATGCACTTCTACGAGACG GTGTGTGACATGTTTCTGAAGTATGGACTCCCCCTCGTGGTGATGCCTCCTCCTGGAGTGTTTTACCCAGCCCTATTTGCCACTGACGCTGTTAGCGTGGACAGACTGGCCTACATCATGTACAG GTACAAGGTGAACTTGACATCAGCCAAGAGTAAAGAAAAACTCACAGAG CAGGCCTTTCACATCAGCCGTCAGACGTACCGCGAGTTCAACCACTACGCAAGCGTCATGGTCAGCTGCCTGTGGAACGGCGAGATGTTTCAACCAAGCTCGGGTGTACCGCTgggagaggagctgctgctcaaGAGCAACGTGCCGCAATACTGGACGAGCTTcgacctcctccaccacccTGCCTTCATGAGCTACGCCATCAACTTTCACCAGAAG TGTTGGCCGGGGAGAGAGGACATGGACCTCAATTCCATAAAG CATCCCAAGCCATGGAGCTGGTACCTGGAGTATTTGTTCAATCAGGGCTACGACGGCCTTAAACAGTTTGGTCAGAGCAACATCAGCCGGCGGCTGGCAGCAGGCGACGGGCAGAGCAACAGCCTGTTCACATAG